The sequence CTTGTACCGTGGAGAAGGTTATGCATGAATGATCAAAGGCACCCCGGTGAGCCCCAAGTGGAAATCCGTGGACCAACAGCGCCGGATTTTCCGCTTCTCCATGAGGCTTAAGCCGCAGGCGTCCGCCAAGGTCAGGTCCTGGTCCGAAAAGCGGCGCAGGACTTTCGTCGCGTCGGCGAGCTGTTTTTGTCCGACCTCGACTATTTCCAAGGATCGCAATTCTTCGATAAAGGCCATGAACTGCAGGGCGCGGAACGCGTCGTAGCGTTTTAAAAACCAGCCGTGCCCCTCCGCGATGACCAGGGAGGTCGTCAGGATGCGCGGCGGGTCGGAGAATAAGCCCACGAACAAAGAGTGGTAGCTGTCGGAACGGTCCAAAAAGGCGATCAGCGCCGAGGTGTCGACGTAGGCTTCAGTCTTTTTGGCCATAGATCAGTTGGTCGATTTGTTGACTGGATTTGGGATTGCCCGATTCGACGAGCCCGGCGTAACGCATCCAAGGTTTTTCCCGGGAGGCGGGAAGCATATTCCGAAGGGAACGCCGAAAAAACTCGGCCAAGGAAATCCCCTGCTTTTTCGCCTCTTCCTTGGCGCGGTCGTATTCCAGTTCCGACAGGCTTATCTGAGTGCGAATCATGATAACAAAATATTGATATTTGTTATCACTTGTCAATATGGAAATAAACCCGGGAGAGCTCAAGTCTCCTCTTTCCCCAGCTTCACCCTCGGGTCGAGCATCGCGTAACAAAAATCCGTAAGCATGTTGACCATGATGAAGGTGAAGGCGATGGTCAGGACGCAGCCCTGCACCACCGGGTAGTCGCGGCGCTCGATGCCGCCGAGCAGGAGGCTCCCGATGCCGGGCCAGTTGAAGATCTTCTCGGTGACGACGGTGCCCGCCAAGAGGGCGCCGAACTGCAGGCCCACGATGGTCACGACCGGGATCAGCGCGGAGCGGAAGGCGTGCTTGATCAAGACCTTCCCCTCGCTCAGTCCCTTGGCCCGGGCGGTGCGGACGTAGTCGGCCTTCATCACCTCCAGCATCGAGGCCCGGGTCATGCGCGAGAGGATCGCCGCCAGGGCCGTCCCGAGCGTGAAGGCCGGAAGGATGAGGGAGAGAAAGCCCTCGTCGCCCGAGACCGGAAACCAGCCGAGCTTGATCGAGAAGACCATAATGAGCAGCGGCCCCAAATAGAAGTGAGGGATCGAGATGCCGAACAGGGCCAAAAACATCGCGCCGTTGTCGACGCCGCCGTCCTTCCAGATCGCCGACACCAAGCCAAGGGGAACGCCCACCGAGAGCGCCACCAGCATCGCGAAGAGAGCCAGCTTGAAGGTGGCGGGGAACTTTTCTCGGATCAGCTGCGTGACCGGCTTGCGGTCGTAGAGCGATTCGCCCATGTCGCCCTTCAGCAGGCCCGAGATGAAGTAGCTGTGCTGCACCCAGAGCGAGCGGTCCAGCTTCAGCTCTTGCCTTAGGCGCTCGCGGTCGGCGGTCATCGCCCGCTCGCCCAAGATCACGTCCACCGGATCCCCCGGCACGAGGTGGATCAGCAGGAAGACGAGGCTCACCACCACATAGAGCGTGGGGATCAAGAAGAGCAGCCGTTTAATGACGTAGTTGCGCATCGGTTACCGTCGTCGGGGGTTTTTCCTCGAGCTTGGTGCGGGTCAGCCCCAACAGCGAGGCGTCGGGCCTCAGGCTGTAGCCCTCGACCTGGGGCCGGGTGAAGACCACGTTGTCCTCATACCACAGGCTCACGTAGGGCAGGTCGTGGGAAATGGTCTTCTGCACCTGGGAATAAATCTCCTTCCGCGTCGAGGTCACCGTGGAGACCCGCCCCGCCTCGAGCAGCTTGTCGAGTTCGGAGTTGGAATAATACCCGCGGTTGGCCCCCTTGGGCGGAAACTGTGAAGAAGCGAAGGCGTAATAATAGATATCCGGCTCGGTCACACCCACCCAGGTCGAGCTGTACATCTGAAAATTGCCGGTCTTGATGTCCCGGAAGAAGGTCCCCCATTCGTAGGGCCTCACCTCCATCGCGATGCCCACCTCTTTCAGTTGCGCGGCAATGGCGCGAGCCATCGCCACCCGGTCGCGCTTGTTGGAGGTCTTGAGCGTCAGGCTCAAGCGCGGCTTGGGGCCGGGGCCGTCGGGGTCTTTCAGGCCAGCCTCCTCCAGCAGGGCCTTCGCCCGCTCGGGATCGTAGTCGTAATGGCTGACGTTCTTCTCATAGCACCAGTTGGAGGGGGCCAAGATCCCGGTCGCCTTCTTCGCAAAACCCTTGAGCCGATATTCGATCAACTTGTCCCGGTCGATCGCCAGGGCGACGGCCTCGCGGACCCGGCGGTCCTGCAGGGCCGGGTCGCGGAGGTTGAAGGCCAGGTAGGCGTAGTTGATGCCAGTGTCGCTGGCCATGACGAGCTCGGTCTTCCGCCGCAGCCACTCGGCCATGACGAGAGGAACGGCGTTCTGTACCAGGTCGACCTCGCCGCGCAGCAGCTGCAGGACTCGGGTCGTGTCGTCGCGGATGGTCTTGAATTGGAGTCCACCGATGCTGGGCGCCCCCTCGAAATAATCCGGAAAGGCCTTGAGCCGGATCCACTGGTCCGTGCGCGCCCCCACCCATTGAAAGGGCCCGGTGCCAACCGGGCGCTGGGCGAAGGGCGTCGGAGCGGCCTCGTCGGCGCCCTGCGGGACGATGCCCACGGTGAGGGCCGTCAAGAAGGGCGCGAAGGGCTCCTCGAGCTCGATCTCGAGAGTGAGGTCGTCGATCGCTTCGATCTCGGCGATGCGACGGAAGGTGTCGTAGAGCGGCGATCGCTTCTTCGGGTCCATCAGCGATTTGAAGGTGTAGAGGACGTCCTTCGCGGAGAGCTCGCGGCCGTCGTGGAAGCGCACCCCGGGCCGCAGCCGCAGGCGCAGTCGGGTGTCGCTGCGATACTCGTAGCCGTCGACCAAGTCGGGCACCAGGCGCATCTCCTCGTCGAACTTGAGCAGGCCGTTGAAGATCAGCTGCTGCAGCTTGCTGGAGTAGGCGTCGTTGGGGTAGCGGGGATCGAGATTGGCGGGGTAACTCTCGATCGCGACCGTAAAATCGCGAGGAGCCCCTTGACGGGCGCAGCCCGCTAGGAGAAAAAGAAAAACAATGAAAAATTTCCTCGCCTTGCCGCTCATCGTCCTGTCGTTCACCCTTAACAAAGTCGCGCCCGCCGCTCAAGCGAACCCGCTGCGCCTCGAACTCGAGGAGCTGACCTCACAACATTCCTCCGAGGATGTCCAGTACGGGATCCTCATCCGCGACCTGGAGACCGGCAAGGTCGTCTACGAGAAGGACGCCGACCGGCTGCTCAACCCGGCCAGCAACGCGAAGGTCCTCACCACCCTGGCGGCGCTGGCGCTGGTGGGGCCGGATTACCGCTTTAAGACCCAGCTCCTCGGCGCGGGCGACATGCGCCAAGGCCGCCTCCCCGTCCTCGCCCTCAAGGGCTTCGGCGACCCCAGCCTGGACAGCTACCGGCTCGAGGCCATGGTCCGTGCCTTGAAAAAGCAGGGCTTCCGCCAAATCGACCAAGTCCTCATTGACGGCAGCTACTTCGACGGTCAGGACTTCCCGGGCCAGATGGAGGGCCGGCAGCGCGACGCCGGCTTCAATTGCAGCGTCGGCGCCCTTTCGCTGGACCATAACCAGATCGAGGTGACCGTCAGCCCCGGGCCGAAGCTCGGCGCCCCGGCCGAGGTGCAAATCCAACCTCCCCTCCCCGGCTTTCCCGTCTCGGGCGAGGTCGCGACGGTCAAAAAGCGGGGCCGGGTCATCGTCCGCAACGACCCCGAGGCGCCGGGCCTGGGCATCGCGGTGAAGGGCGGCATCTCGCTCAAATCCGAGCCCCAGACCTATAAGGTCTCCATCCACCAGCCCCTCGACCTGGCGGGCCTACGCCTCCTCGAGGCCCTCCGCGCCCAGGGCATCCAAGTCCCCGCGACCTACCGGCTCGCGGCCGCGCCGGCCAAGGCCAAGGTCTTGGTCGAGGCCGAAAGCCCGCCGCTCCGCGAGATCCTCCAGGAGATCAACAAGAAATCCGACAACTTCATGGCCGAGCAGCTGACCAAGACGCTGGGGGCCCAATTCGCCGGGGCCCCGGGCACCACCGAGAAGGGCGTGAAGGTAATCTTGAAGAAGCTTAAGGAGATGGGCGTCCGCACCCAGGGCATCGAGCTCGAGAACGGCTCGGGCCTCTCCAAGAAGAGCCGACTGCGGGCCGAGACCCTGGCCGAGGTCCTCGAGGCCGCCTACCAAGACCCGAAACTGCGCGGCGAGTTCATTTCCTCTTTGAGCGTGCTGGGCGTGGATGGTACACTGAAGAGGAAATTTCGTAACAGCGATTTGGCCGGACGCTTTTTGGGCAAGACGGGCACCCTGAACGGCGTGAGTTCGCTGTCCGGTTACGTTTACCCCAAAAACTCGGAAAAAAATCACCCCTTCGTCTATTCTTTCATCTTGAACGGCAAGGGGAAAAATTTTTGGAAGGAAAAACAATTGGCGCAGGACATCCTCGAGACGCTGCTCAACCAATAGAACGCCATGAAACGCTTGCTGGGTAACAAGGCCTTCCTGATCCAAGGCGGAAAGATCCTCGCCGTGCTGGCCCTATTGGGCCTGCCCCTCGCCTTCTCCTTCGCCAAGCCGAAAAAAGACCCCAAGGCCGAGGCCGCCCCCGCGCCCGCCGCCGAGCCGGCCCTGCCGCCCGGCGCGCCGCCCCTCCTGCTCTCCGAGGCGCCGCCTCCGCCCGTCGAGAAAAAGGCCAAGAAGAAAAAGAAGGGCAAGGGCGAGGCGACCGAGCGCGCTAATTACCTTACCAACCACGAGGGGCGAAAGTTGGTCCATCACCGCTTCGAGGTGCCTCCCGAAATCAAACACGCGGTGGACTTCTGGAAGCTCGTCTACTCCAAGTACGACCGGCGCCATGAGGTCTTTCACGACACCAAAAACCTGCGCGTGATCTACTCGGTCCTGGACTTCAGCGACATCTACGACAGCGCGACTCTAAGCCCGGCGGCGCGCCGCGCCCTGCGCAAGGAGCGCATCCAGGGCGAGAAGGACCGGATCCGGGCCATGCTGCTCAAGCTCCACCAGGGCGACTACACGCCCGCCCAGCTCGACGCCGAGGAGCGCCGCCTCTACGACCTCTTTCAATCCGATCCCGACCCCCTCAAATTCCTGGCTGCGACCGAGGACGGCCGCATCCGCAGCCAGACCGGCATCCAAGACAAGTTCACCGCGGGCCTCGAGGCCTCCGGACAATATTTGGAAGAGATCGAGGACATCTTCAGCAGCCACGGCGTCCCGGTCGAGATCACACGGCTGGTCTTCGTC comes from Deltaproteobacteria bacterium PRO3 and encodes:
- a CDS encoding type II toxin-antitoxin system VapC family toxin; the protein is MAKKTEAYVDTSALIAFLDRSDSYHSLFVGLFSDPPRILTTSLVIAEGHGWFLKRYDAFRALQFMAFIEELRSLEIVEVGQKQLADATKVLRRFSDQDLTLADACGLSLMEKRKIRRCWSTDFHLGLTGVPLIIHA
- a CDS encoding CopG family transcriptional regulator encodes the protein MIRTQISLSELEYDRAKEEAKKQGISLAEFFRRSLRNMLPASREKPWMRYAGLVESGNPKSSQQIDQLIYGQKD
- a CDS encoding ABC transporter permease, yielding MRNYVIKRLLFLIPTLYVVVSLVFLLIHLVPGDPVDVILGERAMTADRERLRQELKLDRSLWVQHSYFISGLLKGDMGESLYDRKPVTQLIREKFPATFKLALFAMLVALSVGVPLGLVSAIWKDGGVDNGAMFLALFGISIPHFYLGPLLIMVFSIKLGWFPVSGDEGFLSLILPAFTLGTALAAILSRMTRASMLEVMKADYVRTARAKGLSEGKVLIKHAFRSALIPVVTIVGLQFGALLAGTVVTEKIFNWPGIGSLLLGGIERRDYPVVQGCVLTIAFTFIMVNMLTDFCYAMLDPRVKLGKEET
- a CDS encoding ABC transporter substrate-binding protein produces the protein MSGKARKFFIVFLFLLAGCARQGAPRDFTVAIESYPANLDPRYPNDAYSSKLQQLIFNGLLKFDEEMRLVPDLVDGYEYRSDTRLRLRLRPGVRFHDGRELSAKDVLYTFKSLMDPKKRSPLYDTFRRIAEIEAIDDLTLEIELEEPFAPFLTALTVGIVPQGADEAAPTPFAQRPVGTGPFQWVGARTDQWIRLKAFPDYFEGAPSIGGLQFKTIRDDTTRVLQLLRGEVDLVQNAVPLVMAEWLRRKTELVMASDTGINYAYLAFNLRDPALQDRRVREAVALAIDRDKLIEYRLKGFAKKATGILAPSNWCYEKNVSHYDYDPERAKALLEEAGLKDPDGPGPKPRLSLTLKTSNKRDRVAMARAIAAQLKEVGIAMEVRPYEWGTFFRDIKTGNFQMYSSTWVGVTEPDIYYYAFASSQFPPKGANRGYYSNSELDKLLEAGRVSTVTSTRKEIYSQVQKTISHDLPYVSLWYEDNVVFTRPQVEGYSLRPDASLLGLTRTKLEEKPPTTVTDAQLRH
- the dacB gene encoding D-alanyl-D-alanine carboxypeptidase/D-alanyl-D-alanine-endopeptidase, encoding MKNFLALPLIVLSFTLNKVAPAAQANPLRLELEELTSQHSSEDVQYGILIRDLETGKVVYEKDADRLLNPASNAKVLTTLAALALVGPDYRFKTQLLGAGDMRQGRLPVLALKGFGDPSLDSYRLEAMVRALKKQGFRQIDQVLIDGSYFDGQDFPGQMEGRQRDAGFNCSVGALSLDHNQIEVTVSPGPKLGAPAEVQIQPPLPGFPVSGEVATVKKRGRVIVRNDPEAPGLGIAVKGGISLKSEPQTYKVSIHQPLDLAGLRLLEALRAQGIQVPATYRLAAAPAKAKVLVEAESPPLREILQEINKKSDNFMAEQLTKTLGAQFAGAPGTTEKGVKVILKKLKEMGVRTQGIELENGSGLSKKSRLRAETLAEVLEAAYQDPKLRGEFISSLSVLGVDGTLKRKFRNSDLAGRFLGKTGTLNGVSSLSGYVYPKNSEKNHPFVYSFILNGKGKNFWKEKQLAQDILETLLNQ
- a CDS encoding lytic transglycosylase domain-containing protein, with product MKRLLGNKAFLIQGGKILAVLALLGLPLAFSFAKPKKDPKAEAAPAPAAEPALPPGAPPLLLSEAPPPPVEKKAKKKKKGKGEATERANYLTNHEGRKLVHHRFEVPPEIKHAVDFWKLVYSKYDRRHEVFHDTKNLRVIYSVLDFSDIYDSATLSPAARRALRKERIQGEKDRIRAMLLKLHQGDYTPAQLDAEERRLYDLFQSDPDPLKFLAATEDGRIRSQTGIQDKFTAGLEASGQYLEEIEDIFSSHGVPVEITRLVFVESMFNMKARSKVGASGIWQFMPSTGRLYVSIDSIADERNDPIMASHAAAKLLKSNYEALGNWPLAINAYNSGRGTMQRAMSVLGTDDIATIILNYSGGVYGFASRNFYPCFLAALELANQYPKHFGKLKIKPALKYEYYYPKSPQFFGQLTTAAGANWDEIVHLNPHFSEAVLSDARKIPAGYHLRVPKGSQTRFAQAEATILNGGLNPTAVAQTEAERARSELAPGSSSDSGPAESDLISPANALER